One window of Papaver somniferum cultivar HN1 chromosome 9, ASM357369v1, whole genome shotgun sequence genomic DNA carries:
- the LOC113311249 gene encoding putative cysteine-rich receptor-like protein kinase 35 has translation MSLKVLLVIVVPTVFTVVSIITILYFCIRRKKIGNIGEIQSAESLQFKFSAISVATNNFSDVNKLGRGGFGIVYKGTLTDGQEITVKRLSENSGQGEKEFKNEVALLIKLQHKNLVRLLGYCLHGDEKLLIFEFMKNGSLDQFLFDPVKRAHLDWERRHMIIGRD, from the exons ATGTCACTTAAAGTGCTCCTTGTTATAGTTGTTCCAACGGTTTTTACAGTAGTATCTATCATAACCATTTTGTATTTCTGcataagaagaaagaaaattggCA ATATTGGCGAGATTCAAAGTGCTGAATCTTTGCAGTTCAAATTCAGTGCAATAAGTGTTGCGACAAACAACTTCTCAGATGTGAATAAGCTTGGGCGAGGAGGATTTGGTATCGTATACAAG GGTACACTCACGGATGGACAAGAAATAACTGTGAAGAGGTTGTCTGAAAATTCAGGTCAAGGTGAAAAGGAATTTAAGAATGAAGTTGCATTGCTAATCAAACTGCAACACAAGAATCTCGTTAGATTATTAGGTTATTGTTTACACGGAGATGAAAAGCTACTCATTTTTGAGTTCATGAAAAATGGAAGCCTCGATCAATTCTTATTCG ATCCAGTTAAACGCGCACATTTAGATTGGGAAAGGCGACACATGATTATCGGGAG AGATTAG
- the LOC113313218 gene encoding F-box/LRR-repeat protein At3g58900-like isoform X1: MIGRAEDRISNLPDSLVHHILSFLETNDVARTSVLSHRWNHIWTSIPNLEFEWDGWSKPRYLTDKFIDFVDGTLHRRCLSDNSIRKFHLTTSEHLDESLLHSWISSVVSRNVKDFSLFLCANDSSCIPLSFFTCASLTSFHLTVYPILDFPNYISFPRLKHLRLENIQLTNQCWSEKVFPNSPDLEELNLENCRFCDPSFCISVPTLKILRIDGTHGLDECALKIHAPNLVTLYYTGYVAKEYVLSSFLMLEEAVVHLSAPGPREEETGQVEAVRQFFRALTHVKCLTVKNPPLQAKYLPRNSTAYHNIKQLKITQEVNSDVAVIALLKVTPNLESLVIEKKEPFRGIGHVYEKKDDDNEDDGLTLDMLDTGCLFLHLKSVCFMPIIWGPKEISFLKVILRNARALQSLTVYHDNSRRPLKVAEQELMVEIQNFPRASESCTFKISIGSQ, from the exons ATGATTGGCAGGGCAGAGGATAGGATCAGCAACTTACCCGACTCACTTGTTCACCATATACTGTCGTTCCTTGAAACCAATGATGTTGCTCGTACTAGCGTATTATCTCACAGATGGAATCACATTTGGACCTCTATCCCCAACCTTGAATTTGAGTGGGATGGATGGTCTAAACCCAGATATTTGACTGATAAATTCATAGATTTTGTGGATGGGACGTTGCATCGTCGTTGTTTGTCAGATAATAGTATACGGAAGTTCCATCTCACAACATCTGAGCATTTGGATGAATCTCTCTTACATTCATGGATCTCCAGTGTAGTAAGTCGCAATGTCAAAGATTTCAGTTTATTCTTATGCGCAAATGACTCCTCGTGTATACCCCTGTCCTTTTTTACTTGTGCTTCACTCACATCATTTCATCTGACAGTTTATCCAATCCTTGATTTTCCTAATTACATCTCATTTCCAAGACTCAAACACCTTCGACTTGAAAATATTCAGCTTACCAATCAGTGCTGGAGCGagaaagtttttccaaattccccTGACCTTgaagaattgaatctggaaaactgcCGATTCTGTGACCCTAGTTTCTGTATATCAGTTCCTACACTTAAAATTTTGAGAATTGATGGTACTCATGGTTTAGACGAGTGCGCTCTAAAAATTCACGCGCCAAATCTTGTAACTCTCTATTACACGGGTTATGTTGCAAAAGAATACGTCTTGTCTAGTTTTCTTATGCTAGAGGAAGCAGTTGTTCACTTGTCTGCTCCAGGACCAAGGGAGGAAGAGACAGGTCAAGTTGAAGCAGTAAGACAGTTTTTTAGAGCCCTTACACATGTAAAATGTCTAACTGTTAAGAATCCACCCTTACAG GCTAAATATTTGCCTAGGAATTCGACAGCATATCATAATATCAAACAGTTGAAAATTACTCAAGAAGTGAACTCTGATGTAGCAGTAATTGCTTTGCTCAAAGTAACGCCTAATCTGGAGTCGCTCGTAATTGAAAAG AAGGAGCCTTTTCGTGGTATTGGCCATGTTTATGAAAAGAAGGACGATGATAATGAAGACGATGGTTTGACACTTGATATGCTGGATACCGGATGTTTGTTTCTACACCTTAAATCAGTTTGCTTTATGCCTATTATTTGGGGCCCAAAGGAGATTAGTTTTTTGAAAGTGATTTTGAGGAACGCAAGAGCTTTGCAATCGTTGACTGTCTATCATGATAACTCAAGACGCCCTCTAAAAGTGGCAGAACAAGAACTTATGGTGGAGATACAAAATTTTCCAAGAGCCTCAGAAAGTTGCACGTTTAAAATCTCTATTGGAAGTCAGTAA
- the LOC113313218 gene encoding uncharacterized protein LOC113313218 isoform X2, with the protein MLEEAVVHLSAPGPREEETGQVEAVRQFFRALTHVKCLTVKNPPLQAKYLPRNSTAYHNIKQLKITQEVNSDVAVIALLKVTPNLESLVIEKKEPFRGIGHVYEKKDDDNEDDGLTLDMLDTGCLFLHLKSVCFMPIIWGPKEISFLKVILRNARALQSLTVYHDNSRRPLKVAEQELMVEIQNFPRASESCTFKISIGSQ; encoded by the exons ATGCTAGAGGAAGCAGTTGTTCACTTGTCTGCTCCAGGACCAAGGGAGGAAGAGACAGGTCAAGTTGAAGCAGTAAGACAGTTTTTTAGAGCCCTTACACATGTAAAATGTCTAACTGTTAAGAATCCACCCTTACAG GCTAAATATTTGCCTAGGAATTCGACAGCATATCATAATATCAAACAGTTGAAAATTACTCAAGAAGTGAACTCTGATGTAGCAGTAATTGCTTTGCTCAAAGTAACGCCTAATCTGGAGTCGCTCGTAATTGAAAAG AAGGAGCCTTTTCGTGGTATTGGCCATGTTTATGAAAAGAAGGACGATGATAATGAAGACGATGGTTTGACACTTGATATGCTGGATACCGGATGTTTGTTTCTACACCTTAAATCAGTTTGCTTTATGCCTATTATTTGGGGCCCAAAGGAGATTAGTTTTTTGAAAGTGATTTTGAGGAACGCAAGAGCTTTGCAATCGTTGACTGTCTATCATGATAACTCAAGACGCCCTCTAAAAGTGGCAGAACAAGAACTTATGGTGGAGATACAAAATTTTCCAAGAGCCTCAGAAAGTTGCACGTTTAAAATCTCTATTGGAAGTCAGTAA
- the LOC113313219 gene encoding thylakoid lumenal 15 kDa protein 1, chloroplastic-like — protein MAILSVSTTATIFCSKSHPQKLNSTKQYLPKQLKSPQLQPLHRKIEAHVEIAIDSLAKAGLAALLSTSLFFCVDPAFAFRGGGPYGIEVTRGQDLTGKDFSGKSLIKQDFKTSILRQVNFKGAKLLGASFFDADLTGADLSDADLRGADFSLANVTKANLTNANLEGASVTGNTSFKGTVITGADFTDVQLREDQRELLCKTADGVNPTTGNPTRETLLCK, from the exons atggcTATTCTCAGCGTCTCCACTACTGCTACAATATTCTGCTCTAAATCTCATCCTCAGAAGTTAAATTCAACAAAACAATATCTTCCCAAACAACTTAAATCACCACAATTACAACCACTACACAGAAAAATAGAAGCTCATGTAGAGATTGCAATTGATTCTCTCGCTAAGGCGGGCCTTGCAGCTTTACTGTCCActtctctcttcttctgcgttgaTCCAGCTTTCGCCTTCAGGGGAGGAGGTCCATATGGTATTGAGGTAACTAGGGGTCAAGATTTAACCGGGAAGGATTTTAGCGGGAAGTCATTGATCAAACAAGATTTTAAAACG TCAATACTAAGACAAGTGAATTTCAAAGGTGCCAAATTACTGGGTGCCAGCTTCTTTGATGCGGACTTAACAG GAGCTGATTTATCGGACGCTGATCTCAGAGGTGCAGACTTTTCCCTTGCAAATGTAACAAAG GCAAATTTGACTAATGCGAATCTGGAGGGTGCATCTGTGACTGGCAATACATCCTTTAAGGGGACAGTTATTACTGGGGCTG ATTTCACAGACGTGCAATTGAGAGAAGACCAGAGGGAACTCCTCTGCAAAACTGCTGATgg GGTGAATCCGACAACCGGTAACCCAACAAGAGAGACATTGCTTTGCAAGTGA